The genomic window ATATTTCTTCATGTTGCGTTTGAGCCAAACCAATATCCGCTATAATTGCTCGACGCACGTATTGACTGTAAACAAGCTGGGAATGTAATCTCTGATGCGAATTTCTGAGGTAACGATTACCTGAATTATCGGCAATGAGCGAATGAAATTGAGCATTCGACTTTCTTGCGAGTTCGTAGTTTTTCTGTTCGACGGCCGCACGTCCTATCTGAACAACTTCTTTCAGTTGCTGCAACACGTTTTGATCGACATATTCCGCGATAAGCCGCGCGGAAAGTCCTTCAATATACTCCCGCACCAAATACAGATCCATCACATCCTGAAAATTGATCGTCCGAACTCTGATGCCTTTATGAGGAACGAGTTCCGCAAGCTCATCATTCAACAGGCGGCGCAAAGCTTCACGGACTGTTGTGCGGCTAACTTTGAACTCTTCGATCATCTCTGATTCAACAAGATGATTACCTGCAAGGTATTCACCCTTTAAGATCCGGTCCTTCATCGCCTGATAAACATAGTCCACTTTTAAAGTATTGATGTTATCAACTCCAAAAGATTTTTTCACTGAGGAGTCATTATAATAACTGGTCGTAAATAAAGTCAAGGCAAACAATTCTTTCGTACAGCAATTTATAGAAATATTGACAATGAAACTAATTATATTACAATTTTGTCATACAATCAGAGGGAGGGATTTTTCTTGAAAGGCAATCCACGTACAAATATGCGAAAAATGTTCGAAAAGAAACTTGGCTGGCCTTATTTAATGCCGGGAGTTTACGACGCCTGCACAGCTCTTTTAGCAGAATCTGCCGGATTTCAAATTACGTCTGTTTCCGGCTTTTGTTTGTCTTATACAAAACTTGGCAAGGCAGATGTTGGGCTGGTGACACTCAAAGAGTTGAGTGAAACTGTCTCCAACATCGCAAAAGTTAGTCAAACGCCAATTTTAGTCGATGCTGACACCGGCTTTGGCAATGCGATAGGCGTGATGCGTACCGTTGAAGAATTGATTGACTCAGGTGCTGCAGCTCTGTTCATCGAAGACCAGGTCGCGCCCAAAAAATGTGGCCATATGTCTGGAAAAATGGTAGTGTCGAGCGAAGAATTCGAGGGCAAAATGCGTGCCGCGGATAAAGTTCGCCGGGAATTGGCTCCTGATTTACTGTTGGTAGCACGCAGCGATGCCAAAGGAGCAGTGGGTGGTTCAATAAAAGATCTGATCGAGCGTGGAAAGCGCTATCGCGACGCCGGTGCGGATATATTTTTCGCCGAAGCGCTCACTTCCGCCGACGAAATCGAACAATGCGGGCGCGAAGTCGGCCTGCCACTGTTATACAATATGGCAGGTATTTCGCCTCGATTGCCTCTCAAAGAACTGGCTGACTACGGTGTATTTTTAGTCGCTCTGCCGGCATTGGTTATGCAGGCCTCCATTCGCGGCGTTATGGCTCTACTGCAGGGTATTCGGGAAAAAGGTGAACAATATATCGTTCAATTCGAAAAAGAATTGAAAGGTCATCCTGTCGATAATATTCAGCAATTTGTAGGATTTTCCGACATCCGTAAACTTGAGGAAGAATTTCTGCCTTCCGCTGAACTGCTAGCCCGTTATGAATCCAGCACATCAGGCTACAATCTGGGCGCAAAAAAGGAGTGATGCGCCGTGGGAATGAACATCGCGGAAAAAATCCTCGCTCGTAATTCCGGCAGAAAAACAGTGCGTCCCGGCGATGTCGTCGTTGTAAATGTAGAATCTGCCGTGGTTTTGGACA from Synergistaceae bacterium includes these protein-coding regions:
- a CDS encoding GntR family transcriptional regulator; translated protein: MKKSFGVDNINTLKVDYVYQAMKDRILKGEYLAGNHLVESEMIEEFKVSRTTVREALRRLLNDELAELVPHKGIRVRTINFQDVMDLYLVREYIEGLSARLIAEYVDQNVLQQLKEVVQIGRAAVEQKNYELARKSNAQFHSLIADNSGNRYLRNSHQRLHSQLVYSQYVRRAIIADIGLAQTQHEEIYQAILEGNGVKAENAMRNHINHAKQVIIDFAK
- a CDS encoding isocitrate lyase/PEP mutase family protein, whose amino-acid sequence is MKGNPRTNMRKMFEKKLGWPYLMPGVYDACTALLAESAGFQITSVSGFCLSYTKLGKADVGLVTLKELSETVSNIAKVSQTPILVDADTGFGNAIGVMRTVEELIDSGAAALFIEDQVAPKKCGHMSGKMVVSSEEFEGKMRAADKVRRELAPDLLLVARSDAKGAVGGSIKDLIERGKRYRDAGADIFFAEALTSADEIEQCGREVGLPLLYNMAGISPRLPLKELADYGVFLVALPALVMQASIRGVMALLQGIREKGEQYIVQFEKELKGHPVDNIQQFVGFSDIRKLEEEFLPSAELLARYESSTSGYNLGAKKE